GCGGAGAGCAGCGCCTCGGTATAGGGGTGCTTCGGGTTGGTGTAGAGCTCCTTGGCGGGCGCGATCTCGACGATCTTGCCGAGGTACATCACCGCGACGCGCGTCGAGATGTGCTCGACCACCGAGAGGTCGTGGGCGATGAAGAGATAGGTCAGGTTGAACTGCTTCTGGAGGTCTTCCAGCAGGTTGATCACCTGGGCCTGGATGGAGACGTCCAGCGCGGAGACCGGCTCGTCGGCCACGATGAGCTTCGGGCTCACCGCGAGGGCGCGCGCGATGCCGATGCGCTGGCGCTGGCCGCCCGAGAACTCGTGCGGGTAGCGGCGCAGGTGGTCGGCGCTCAGACCGACCGTCTCGAGCAGGTGCACCACCCGCTCGTCGCGCTCGCGCTTGCTCTTGGCCAGCTTGTGGATGACCAGCGCCTCGCCGATGATCGAGCCCACCGTCATCCGCGGGTTCAACGACGCGTAGGGGTCCTGGAAGATGATCTGCATGTCGCGTCGCAGGTGACGCAGCGAGCGCTTGTCCAGGGTGGTGACGTTCTTGTCCTCGAACCACACCTCGCCCGCGGTGGGCTCGATCAGGCGC
This Candidatus Methylomirabilota bacterium DNA region includes the following protein-coding sequences:
- a CDS encoding dipeptide ABC transporter ATP-binding protein, which codes for MAETPLLRISNLKKYFPIRGGLFSREVARVHAVDDVSFSLLKGETLGLVGESGCGKSTTGRCILRLIEPTAGEVWFEDKNVTTLDKRSLRHLRRDMQIIFQDPYASLNPRMTVGSIIGEALVIHKLAKSKRERDERVVHLLETVGLSADHLRRYPHEFSGGQRQRIGIARALAVSPKLIVADEPVSALDVSIQAQVINLLEDLQKQFNLTYLFIAHDLSVVEHISTRVAVMYLGKIVEIAPAKELYTNPKHPYTEALLSAVPIPDPAIKRKRILLEGDVPSPIKPPSGCRFHTRCPIRVPSCSENEQVLKEITPGHWVACQVRA